A window from Peromyscus eremicus chromosome 1, PerEre_H2_v1, whole genome shotgun sequence encodes these proteins:
- the Eif3f gene encoding eukaryotic translation initiation factor 3 subunit F codes for MASPAVPPSVPPATVATAPAPAATAAPTSAPTAPTPAPAPAAAPAAAPAPASSSDPAAATPAAPGQTPASTPAPAQTPAPSQPGPALPGPFPGGRVVRLHPVILASIVDSYERRNEGAARVIGTLLGTVDKHSVEVTNCFSVPHNESEDEVAVDMEFAKNMYELHKKVSPNELILGWYATGHDITEHSVLIHEYYSREAPNPIHLTVDTGLQNGRMSIKAYVSTLMGVPGRTMGVMFTPLTVKYAYYDTERIGVDLIMKTCFSPNRVIGLSSDLQQVGGASARIQDALSTVLQYAEDVLSGKVSADNTVGRFLMSLVNQVPKIVPDDFETMLNSNINDLLMVTYLANLTQSQIALNEKLVNL; via the exons ATGGCATCCCCAGCCGTACCGCCAAGTGTCCCTCCTGCTACTGTGGCCACAGCCCCGGCGCCGGCCGCCACCGCAGCCCCGACTTCAGCCCCGACAGCGCCCACGCCAGCTCCGGCGCCGGCTGCTGCTCCCGCTGCGGCCCCGGCGCCCGCCTCGTCCTCCGACCCTGCGGCAGCTACGCCTGCCGCACCGGGCCAGACACCGGCCTCCACGCCGGCCCCTGCGCAGACGCCGGCACCCTCGCAGCCCGGGCCCGCCCTCCCGGGGCCTTTCCCCGGCGGCCGCGTGGTCAGGCTACACCCGGTCATTTTGGCCTCCATCGTGGACAGCTACGAGCGACGCAACGAGGGAGCTGCCCGGGTTATCGGAACCCTGCTGG GAACTGTTGACAAGCACTCAGTGGAAGTCACCAACTGCTTTTCAGTGCCACACAATGAGTCAGAAGATGAA GTGGCTGTTGACATGGAGTTTGCTAAGAATATGTATGAATTGCACAAAAAAGTCTCCCCAAATGAGCTCATCCTAGGCTG GTATGCGACAGGCCATGACATCACAGAACATTCAGTGCTGATCCATGAGTACTACAGCCGAGAGGCCCCAAACCCCATTCACCTCACTGTGGACACAGGTCTCCAGAATGGGCGCATGAGCATCAAGGCTTATGTTAG cactTTAATGGGTGTCCCTGGGAGGACCATGGGAGTGATGTTCACACCTCTCACCGTGAAGTATGCGTATTATGACACTGAACGCATTGGAG TTGACCTCATCATGAAGACGTGTTTTAGCCCCAACCGGGTGATTGGACTCTCAAGTGACCTACAGCAAGTGGGAGGAGCCTCAGCTCGCATCCAGGATGCTCTAAGCACAGTATTGCAGTATGCTGAGGATGTGCTG TCTGGAAAAGTGTCTGCTGACAACACTGTAGGCCGCTTCCTGATGAGCCTGGTCAATCAAGTACCCAAGATAGTTCCTGATGACTTTGAGACCATG
- the Nlrp10 gene encoding NACHT, LRR and PYD domains-containing protein 10 — MALARANSPQEALLWALNDLEETSFKTLKFHLRDMTQFHLARGELEGLSRVEVASKLISMYGAQEAVRVVSRSLRAMNLMELVDYLSRVCLNDYREIYREHVRCLEERQDWGVNSSHNELLLVAMSSPASPGSPSCLDLEQELGHVGVESLFAPEAESYSTPPIVVMQGSAGTGKTTLVKKLVQDWAKGTLYPGRFDYVFYVSCREVVLLPKCDLPNLICWCCGDDQAPVAEILRQPERLLFILDGFDELQKSSRAERVLHILIRRREVPCSLLITTRPPALQSLEPMLGERRHVHVLGFSEEERKNYFNSYFTDKEQSRNALEFVQNNDVLYKACQVPGICWVVCSWLKTKMVRGQALSETPNNSTDIFTAYVSTFLPTDGNGDSSELTRHRVLRSLCSLAAEGIQHQRLLFEEDVLRKHSLDGPSLTAFLNSIDYREGLGIKKLYSFRHISFQEFFYAMSFLVKEDQSQLGEATRREVAKLVEQEKDEEMTLSLQFLFDMLKTDSTLGLGLKFYFKITPSLRQDLNYFKEQIETIKHNRSWDLEFSLYDSKIKKITQGIQIKDVRFNIQHSVKKKPGKGKPFSVKSSLGKGQVQSPLLKTNNSTKEPKGASNGESRGAEEPAQKIRNSRLASTENGHMEMKGQEGGGVERQENGEGQRVKKDGEMRDQMNGYQRE, encoded by the exons ATGGCGTTGGCACGAGCCAACAGCCCCCAGGAGGCATTGCTCTGGGCCTTGAATGACCTTGAGGAGACTAGTTTCAAGACGCTGAAGTTCCACTTACGGGATATGACCCAATTTCATCTGGCCCGAGGGGAACTGGAGGGATTGAGTCGTGTGGAAGTAGCATCAAAACTGATCTCAATGTACGGAGCACAGGAAGCTGTGAGAGTGGTGAGCAGGAGCTTGCGGGCCATGAACTTGATGGAGCTTGTAGACTACCTCAGCCGGGTTTGTCTGAATG ATTACAGAGAAATCTACCGGGAGCATGTGCGCTGCTTGGAGGAGAGGCAAGATTGGGGTGTTAACAGCAGCCACAATGAGCTGCTCCTGGTGGCCATGTCCAGTCCAGCGAGTCCGGGATCACCTTCCTGTCTGGACCTGGAACAGGAGTTGGGACATGTCGGGGTGGAGTCTTTATTCGCTCCAGAGGCGGAGTCCTACTCAACCCCGCCCATAGTGGTGATGCAAGGATCTGCAGGCACGGGAAAGACAACCCTGGTCAAAAAACTGGTGCAGGACTGGGCCAAAGGGACCCTGTACCCTGGCCGGTTTGACTATGTTTTCTATGTGAGCTGCAGAGAAGTGGTCCTGCTGCCCAAGTGTGACCTGCCCAACCTCATCTGCTGGTGTTGTGGAGATGATCAAGCCCCAGTCGCAGAGATTTTGAGGCAGCCCGAGCGGCTCCTGTTCATCCTGGATGGCTTTGACGAGTTACAGAAGTCCAGTCGTGCCGAGCGCGTACTACACATTCTAATTAGGAGAAGGGAGGTGCCCTGCTCCCTTCTCATCACCACTCGGCCTCCGGCTTTGCAGAGTCTGGAGCCCATGCTGGGGGAAAGGCGACATGTCCATGTCTTAGGCTTCtctgaggaggagaggaagaattaTTTCAACTCCTATTTTACCGATAAGGAGCAATCGAGAAATGCCCTTGAGTTTGTGCAAAACAATGATGTTCTCTACAAAGCATGCCAGGTTCCGGGCATTTGCTGGGTGGTCTGTTCCTGGCTAAAGACAAAGATGGTAAGAGGCCAGGCGCTCTCAGAGACACCTAACAATAGTACAGACATCTTCACTGCTTATGTGTCTACCTTCCTGCCCACTGATGGCAATGGGGACAGCTCTGAGCTCACCCGGCACAGGGTCCTGAGGAGTCTGTGTTCCTTGGCAGCCGAGGGAATCCAGCACCAGAGGCTGCTATTCGAAGAAGATGTCCTCAGAAAGCACAGCTTAGATGGCCCCAGCCTCACTGCCTTCCTAAACAGCATCGACTACCGGGAAGGGCTTGGCATCAAGAAACTCTACAGCTTTCGCCACATCAGCTTCCAGGAATTTTTCTATGCCATGTCTTTCCTTGTGAAGGAGGACCAGAGTCAGCTGGGGGAGGCAACGCGCAGAGAAGTGGCGAAGCTGGTGGAGCAGGAGAAAGATGAAGAGATGACTCTCAGTTTGCAGTTCTTGTTTGACATGTTGAAAACAGACAGCACCTTGGGCTTGGGGCTGAAGTTCTACTTCAAAATTACTCCCTCACTAAGGCAGGAtctgaattattttaaagaacaaatagaaaccaTAAAGCACAACAGGTCGTGGGATTTGGAATTCTCTCTCTATGattctaaaataaagaaaatcacacAAGGTATCCAGATAAAAGATGTCAGGTTCAACATACAACATTCAGTCAAAAAGAAACCTGGTAAGGGGAAGCCATTTTCAGTGAAAAGCAGCCTTGGTAAGGGGCAGGTACAAAGTCCTCTCTTAAAAACCAATAACAGCACGAAGGAACCAAAGGGGGCCTCTAATGGGGAAAGCAGAGGGGCAGAGGAACCTGCCCAGAAGATTAGGAACAGTAGGCTGGCAAGTACAGAAAATGGGCATATGGAGATGAAGGGTCAGGAGGGTGGTGGGGtggagagacaggagaatggagAAGGACAGAGAGTTAAAAAGGATGGAGAGATGAGAGATCAGATGAATGGGTACCAGAGAGAGTGA